The Streptomyces sp. Mut1 genome window below encodes:
- a CDS encoding DinB family protein has product MTWTAPEATRTPGSLVAGERETLTGFLNWFRSTLLQKCAGLTGEQLAERTVPPSNLALLGLVRHMAKVERTWFRQRFAGQELEPMYDPAKGKDADFEDLDPARAAEDYARLVEECRLADEIVAGASLDDTFTHNGEVYSLRLIHVHMISEYARHIGHADLVRERLDGVTGA; this is encoded by the coding sequence ATGACATGGACAGCCCCTGAGGCCACACGTACGCCCGGCTCGCTCGTCGCCGGAGAGCGGGAGACGCTCACCGGATTCCTGAACTGGTTCCGCTCCACCCTGCTCCAGAAGTGCGCCGGCCTGACCGGTGAGCAGCTCGCCGAGCGGACCGTCCCGCCGTCGAACCTCGCGCTCCTGGGGCTCGTACGCCACATGGCCAAGGTCGAACGCACCTGGTTCCGGCAGCGGTTCGCCGGCCAGGAGCTGGAGCCGATGTACGACCCCGCGAAGGGCAAGGACGCGGACTTCGAGGACCTCGACCCGGCCCGAGCCGCCGAGGACTACGCCCGGCTGGTCGAGGAGTGCCGGCTCGCCGACGAGATCGTGGCGGGCGCCTCACTGGACGACACCTTCACCCACAACGGCGAGGTCTACTCCCTGCGCTTGATCCACGTCCACATGATCAGCGAGTACGCGCGCCACATCGGCCACGCCGACCTGGTACGGGAGCGGCTGGACGGCGTCACCGGGGCGTGA
- a CDS encoding DUF4389 domain-containing protein, translating to MTDAQWSPGRRAGDAAEFLPVLDVTEPARRRRLTILFRLLLLIPHAVVLFFLEIAAFFTVVFGWFAALALGRLPAPVYRFLAGVLAYRTRVGASGMLLIDSYPPFTLTQPPHYPVRIDVRPTRLNRLAVLFRLILVIPAAIVQGLATSGWSALAILWWLITLILGRMPRPLFEATAATLRYEMRVSAYLSMLSPAYPKGLFGEDAALVPQEEPRSATRPLVMSTAGKALLVLFLVIGVISGVTTSVTRSSPDDSGYSMRP from the coding sequence ATGACGGACGCCCAGTGGAGCCCGGGGCGACGAGCCGGAGACGCCGCCGAGTTCCTGCCCGTGCTGGACGTGACCGAACCCGCGCGCCGGCGCAGGCTCACCATCCTGTTCCGGCTGCTCCTGCTGATCCCGCACGCCGTCGTGCTGTTCTTCCTGGAGATCGCGGCCTTCTTCACCGTCGTGTTCGGCTGGTTCGCCGCCCTGGCGCTCGGCCGGCTGCCCGCACCCGTCTACCGCTTCCTCGCCGGGGTCCTGGCCTACCGGACACGGGTGGGCGCGAGCGGCATGCTGCTCATCGACAGCTACCCGCCCTTCACCCTGACCCAGCCGCCGCACTACCCGGTACGCATCGATGTCCGGCCGACCCGGCTCAACCGGCTCGCCGTCCTGTTCCGCCTGATCCTGGTGATCCCCGCGGCGATCGTGCAGGGGCTCGCCACATCCGGCTGGTCCGCCCTGGCGATCCTGTGGTGGCTGATCACGCTGATCCTCGGGCGCATGCCCCGGCCCCTGTTCGAGGCCACGGCGGCCACCCTGCGCTACGAGATGCGGGTGTCCGCCTATCTGTCGATGCTCAGCCCCGCCTACCCCAAGGGCCTGTTCGGCGAGGACGCCGCCCTGGTACCGCAGGAGGAACCGCGCTCCGCCACCAGGCCGCTGGTCATGAGCACCGCAGGAAAGGCGCTGCTGGTCCTCTTCCTCGTCATCGGGGTCATCAGCGGCGTCACGACGTCCGTGACCCGCTCCTCCCCGGACGACAGCGGCTACAGCATGCGGCCGTAA